The following are encoded in a window of Actinomycetota bacterium genomic DNA:
- a CDS encoding MoxR family ATPase, with protein MSTSAFRGTDDYIASPDLQAAVNVAVSLERPLLVRGEPGTGKTLLAEAVAGSLGMRLITWPVKSTTRAQDGLYVYDTVQRLYDSQFGEGDPSDVAKYIRLGQLGQAFSAPERVVLVIDEVDKADLEFPNDLLWELDRMSFHIPETGETVAAASRPVVIITSNAEKELPDAFLRRCVFHYIAFPDPAQMEQIVRVHHPNVDELLLQRAMEGFYLLREMDGLQKRPSTSELVDWVQALAVGGVNPGTIVDELPFMGVVLKKQADLDIARRHMAVRARRAAMQQER; from the coding sequence ATGAGCACCTCAGCCTTCCGCGGCACCGATGACTACATCGCGTCCCCCGACCTGCAGGCGGCGGTGAACGTGGCGGTATCCCTCGAGCGCCCGCTCCTGGTGCGCGGCGAGCCCGGCACCGGCAAGACCCTGCTGGCAGAGGCCGTGGCCGGGTCGCTGGGCATGCGCCTCATCACCTGGCCGGTGAAGAGCACCACCCGCGCGCAGGACGGCCTGTACGTCTATGACACCGTCCAGCGCCTCTACGACAGCCAGTTCGGCGAGGGCGACCCGTCGGATGTGGCCAAGTACATCCGCCTGGGGCAACTGGGCCAGGCGTTCTCGGCACCCGAGCGCGTGGTGCTGGTGATCGACGAGGTCGACAAGGCCGATCTGGAGTTCCCCAACGACCTTCTGTGGGAGCTCGACCGCATGAGCTTCCACATCCCCGAGACCGGCGAGACGGTCGCCGCCGCCAGCCGCCCCGTGGTGATCATCACCTCCAACGCCGAGAAGGAACTGCCCGACGCCTTCCTGCGCCGGTGCGTGTTCCACTACATCGCGTTCCCCGACCCCGCCCAGATGGAGCAGATCGTGCGCGTGCACCACCCGAACGTGGACGAGCTGCTGCTGCAGCGCGCAATGGAGGGCTTCTACCTGCTGCGCGAGATGGACGGCCTGCAGAAGCGCCCGAGCACATCCGAGCTGGTCGACTGGGTGCAGGCGCTGGCGGTAGGCGGCGTCAACCCCGGCACGATCGTGGACGAGCTGCCCTTCATGGGCGTGGTGCTCAAGAAGCAGGCCGACCTCGACATCGCCCGCCGGCACATGGCCGTGCGCGCCCGTCGCGCGGCCATGCAGCAGGAGCGCTAG
- a CDS encoding VWA domain-containing protein has product MFEGLFTTLRDEGVPVALDEWLTLHDALERDLHHSTLSGFYLMSRAVLVKDESHYDGFDIAFARYFSGIDPTTDAVDDRVWKWLEENPHVLHISEDQRARLDAMRDQLELDELLGKLKEKLEAQEEEHHGGSEHIGTGGTSPFGHSGYHPGGIRVGGQGRWRSAIQTAGERRYRDLRTDHEIGARDFGVALRRLRQLSTRLGGPATELDIDGTIRDTADHGGQLRLSFRRPRRNTVRVLLMLDIGGSMDDHIMLLDRLFTAMHQASHFRDLQVRFFHNCVYDRVYTDPSMHPKRSESTRHLLAQLEPDYKLVMVGDACMAPSELVLPGGAIDYQYMNEEPGAVWLERLEDHFSHAAWLNPHPKRWWPTIHGAYTLDMVRGIFPMFELSVDGLDQAVRHLMVRRAAA; this is encoded by the coding sequence GTGTTCGAGGGCCTCTTCACCACGCTGCGCGACGAGGGGGTGCCCGTGGCGCTGGACGAGTGGCTCACCCTGCACGACGCCTTGGAGCGCGATCTTCACCACAGCACGCTGTCGGGCTTCTACCTGATGTCGCGCGCGGTGCTGGTGAAGGATGAGTCGCACTACGACGGCTTCGACATCGCGTTCGCCCGGTACTTCTCGGGAATCGATCCCACCACCGACGCCGTGGACGACCGCGTGTGGAAGTGGCTCGAGGAGAACCCGCACGTCCTGCACATCTCAGAAGACCAGCGCGCGCGGCTGGACGCCATGCGCGACCAGCTGGAGCTCGATGAGCTGCTCGGGAAGCTCAAGGAGAAGCTGGAGGCCCAGGAGGAGGAGCACCACGGTGGCTCCGAGCACATCGGCACCGGGGGAACCTCACCATTCGGCCACTCGGGCTACCACCCGGGAGGCATCCGCGTCGGCGGCCAGGGCCGGTGGCGATCGGCGATCCAGACCGCCGGCGAGCGCCGCTACCGCGATCTGCGCACCGACCACGAGATCGGCGCACGCGACTTCGGCGTGGCGCTCAGGCGACTCAGACAGCTCTCGACGCGCCTGGGCGGCCCGGCCACCGAGCTCGACATCGACGGCACCATCCGCGATACGGCCGACCACGGCGGTCAACTGCGGCTGTCGTTCCGTCGCCCCCGGCGCAACACCGTGCGCGTGCTTCTCATGCTCGACATCGGCGGCTCGATGGATGATCACATCATGCTGCTCGACCGCCTGTTCACTGCCATGCACCAGGCCAGCCACTTCCGCGACCTGCAGGTGCGCTTCTTCCACAACTGCGTGTACGACCGCGTGTACACCGACCCGAGCATGCACCCGAAGAGGTCCGAGAGCACCCGGCATCTTCTCGCCCAGCTCGAGCCCGACTACAAGCTGGTGATGGTGGGCGACGCCTGCATGGCGCCGAGCGAGCTGGTGCTGCCCGGCGGGGCCATCGACTATCAGTACATGAACGAAGAGCCCGGCGCGGTGTGGCTGGAGCGCCTGGAGGATCACTTCAGCCACGCGGCGTGGCTCAACCCGCACCCCAAGCGGTGGTGGCCCACCATCCACGGGGCCTATACGCTGGACATGGTGCGGGGGATCTTCCCGATGTTCGAGTTGTCGGTGGATGGCCTCGATCAGGCCGTGCGCCACCTCATGGTGAGGCGCGCGGCCGCCTAG
- a CDS encoding adenosine kinase, giving the protein MTPPAPPSIDILALGNAIVDVLSHVDDALVDALPVNKGGMTLIGAVEARDLYGVLGPGIECSGGSAANTVVGAAMLGARTAFVGRVKDDQLGAVFTHDIRAAGVRFDTPPATDGPETAACLVMVTPDAHRTMCTHLGASIELGPDDIDEALVRESAVLYLEGYLWDPPGAREAMRKAIRIARDEGRAVALSLSDPFCVDRHRTDFLDLVDGDVDILFANEHELTSLHETDDLDKAFNEVMPLVKVAACTRGEHGAVVMGDGETHVVAAEPAARVVDTTGAGDLFAAGFLAGWTQGRGLHDCGRMGAVAAAEVISHVGARPEADLKALIQNRVPA; this is encoded by the coding sequence ATGACACCGCCTGCACCGCCATCCATCGACATCCTCGCCCTCGGCAACGCCATCGTGGATGTGCTGAGTCATGTGGATGACGCCTTGGTGGACGCCCTGCCGGTCAACAAGGGGGGCATGACCCTCATCGGCGCCGTGGAGGCCAGGGATCTCTACGGGGTGCTGGGCCCGGGCATCGAGTGCTCAGGCGGTTCAGCCGCCAACACGGTGGTGGGCGCCGCCATGCTGGGCGCGCGCACGGCGTTCGTGGGCCGCGTGAAGGACGACCAGCTGGGCGCGGTGTTCACCCACGACATCCGCGCCGCCGGCGTGCGATTCGACACCCCGCCCGCCACCGACGGCCCCGAGACCGCCGCGTGCCTGGTGATGGTCACGCCAGATGCCCACCGCACCATGTGCACGCACCTGGGCGCGTCGATCGAGCTCGGCCCCGACGACATCGACGAGGCGCTGGTGCGCGAATCCGCGGTGCTCTATCTCGAGGGCTACCTGTGGGATCCCCCGGGCGCGCGCGAGGCCATGCGCAAGGCCATCCGCATCGCCCGCGACGAGGGCCGCGCGGTGGCGCTGTCGCTGTCAGACCCCTTCTGCGTCGACCGCCACCGCACCGACTTCCTCGACCTGGTCGATGGCGACGTGGACATCCTGTTCGCCAACGAGCACGAGCTCACCTCGCTGCATGAGACCGACGACCTCGACAAGGCCTTCAACGAGGTGATGCCGCTCGTGAAGGTGGCCGCCTGCACGCGCGGCGAGCACGGCGCGGTGGTCATGGGCGATGGCGAGACGCACGTGGTTGCCGCCGAGCCCGCCGCCCGGGTGGTCGACACCACCGGCGCCGGCGATCTGTTCGCCGCGGGGTTCCTCGCCGGCTGGACGCAGGGGCGGGGGCTGCACGACTGCGGCCGCATGGGCGCGGTCGCGGCCGCCGAGGTGATCTCGCACGTGGGCGCGCGCCCCGAGGCCGACCTCAAGGCGCTCATCCAGAACCGCGTACCGGCCTAG
- a CDS encoding glycosyltransferase family 4 protein produces the protein MQADVLFDATPLDRDHAARGIGAAVRGMAEGLAGLPDEQRPAFLIAGDGENAPLTPERYSVRWPHFRVRRLPDPWPMATIERHVRGLRPSLFHSTQAQLLPTGMPSVVTLYDLIPAAYPKLFLAGAGRRAEASAYRRWMKRLPDARLLLCISQETAADAVRLAGADPARVRVVPLAAPPAPLPAGEVPDDPYILMSGGLEPHKNPWPVVSALAMLPEPLRLVMTGPWGGRRVRLLRDYAHRAGVLHRVDLLGHVPASRLAALREGAVAVVVPSIKEGFGLPVLEAMEAGVPVIASDTPALREVGVDGPRYEDPFDTAGWADAIAEAWQEPEVRKAASIGGPSRAKQFSWDRTTELVTQAYDEVLAA, from the coding sequence ATGCAAGCCGACGTGCTCTTCGACGCCACGCCGCTCGATCGCGATCACGCCGCGCGGGGCATCGGCGCGGCCGTGCGCGGCATGGCCGAGGGGCTCGCGGGGCTGCCCGATGAGCAGCGTCCGGCGTTCCTCATCGCGGGCGACGGCGAGAACGCCCCGCTCACGCCTGAGCGCTACTCGGTGCGCTGGCCCCACTTCCGCGTGCGGCGCCTGCCCGATCCCTGGCCCATGGCCACCATCGAACGCCACGTGCGCGGGCTGAGGCCCAGCCTGTTCCACTCCACCCAGGCCCAGCTGCTTCCCACCGGCATGCCGAGCGTGGTCACGCTCTACGACCTCATCCCCGCCGCCTACCCCAAGCTGTTCCTCGCCGGTGCAGGGCGCCGGGCCGAGGCCTCGGCCTATCGTCGTTGGATGAAGCGACTGCCCGATGCCCGCCTCTTGCTCTGCATCTCGCAGGAGACCGCCGCCGACGCCGTGCGCCTGGCCGGTGCCGACCCCGCCCGCGTGCGCGTGGTGCCCCTGGCCGCACCGCCCGCCCCGCTGCCCGCCGGCGAGGTGCCCGACGACCCGTACATCCTCATGAGCGGCGGCCTGGAGCCCCACAAGAACCCCTGGCCGGTGGTGAGCGCGCTGGCCATGCTGCCCGAGCCCCTTCGCCTGGTGATGACGGGCCCGTGGGGCGGCCGCCGCGTGCGCCTGCTTCGCGACTACGCGCACCGGGCCGGCGTGCTGCACCGCGTCGACCTGCTGGGCCACGTGCCGGCGTCGCGTCTGGCGGCGCTTCGCGAGGGCGCGGTGGCCGTGGTGGTGCCGAGCATCAAGGAGGGCTTCGGCCTGCCGGTGCTGGAAGCCATGGAGGCGGGCGTGCCGGTGATCGCCAGCGACACCCCGGCACTTCGCGAGGTCGGCGTCGACGGCCCCCGCTACGAGGACCCCTTCGACACCGCGGGCTGGGCCGACGCCATCGCCGAGGCCTGGCAGGAGCCCGAGGTGCGAAAGGCGGCGTCCATCGGCGGCCCCTCGCGCGCCAAGCAGTTCTCGTGGGATCGCACCACCGAGTTGGTGACCCAGGCCTACGACGAGGTGCTGGCCGCATGA
- a CDS encoding glycosyltransferase family 4 protein, translating into MSGAPHRARPLVMVDQRLAQRRRTGISRVITKTREAMAADPPTDFDVVWVKGPRGLPRRNALTSLGNLVIDMLWLGVMLPRKARARGASLIHVPMNWGPLRGHTPITVMIQDIAFERMPDQYPRGFRTWASIIGRRTARRARLVMATTEAGARDIEEIYRVPAERLRVVHLGSAADPSDFDMPREPFILAVGEFEPRKRVLDLMRGHDRYFASAPTFPPICRLVVAGAGGSQEQEAAERRGVGCDLLGFISDEELSGLYGRATLFVSLSAYEGFGLPIVEAMAHGCPVLVADNSSQAEVAGDGAFLITDASPEGIAARLEEVLADREELDRRGAAAKARAAELSWTETARKTADVWREALGLPR; encoded by the coding sequence ATGAGCGGCGCACCGCATCGCGCCCGGCCCCTGGTGATGGTCGACCAGCGCCTGGCCCAACGCCGCCGCACGGGGATATCGCGGGTCATCACCAAGACCCGCGAGGCCATGGCGGCAGACCCCCCCACCGACTTCGACGTGGTGTGGGTAAAAGGCCCGCGCGGGCTTCCGCGCCGCAACGCGCTGACCAGCCTGGGCAACCTGGTCATCGACATGCTCTGGCTCGGCGTGATGCTTCCGCGCAAGGCACGCGCGCGCGGCGCAAGCCTCATCCACGTGCCCATGAACTGGGGCCCGCTGCGCGGGCACACCCCCATCACGGTGATGATCCAGGACATCGCCTTCGAGCGCATGCCCGATCAATATCCGCGCGGCTTCCGCACATGGGCGTCCATCATCGGCCGCCGCACGGCCCGCCGTGCGCGCCTGGTGATGGCCACCACCGAGGCCGGTGCCCGCGACATCGAGGAGATCTACCGGGTGCCCGCCGAGCGCCTTCGCGTGGTGCACCTGGGCAGCGCCGCCGACCCCTCCGACTTCGACATGCCGCGCGAGCCGTTCATCCTGGCCGTGGGGGAGTTCGAGCCCAGAAAGCGCGTTCTCGACCTCATGCGCGGCCACGACCGCTACTTCGCCAGCGCCCCCACGTTCCCGCCCATCTGCCGGCTGGTGGTGGCGGGCGCGGGCGGAAGCCAGGAGCAGGAGGCCGCCGAGCGCCGCGGCGTGGGCTGCGATCTTCTGGGCTTCATCAGCGACGAGGAGCTCAGCGGCCTCTACGGCCGGGCCACGCTGTTCGTGAGCCTGTCGGCATACGAGGGCTTCGGCCTGCCCATCGTGGAGGCCATGGCCCACGGCTGCCCGGTGCTGGTCGCCGACAACTCATCGCAGGCCGAGGTGGCGGGCGACGGGGCGTTCCTCATCACCGACGCCTCGCCCGAGGGCATCGCCGCGCGCCTGGAGGAGGTGCTGGCCGACCGCGAGGAGCTCGACCGCCGGGGCGCAGCCGCCAAGGCCCGGGCCGCCGAGCTGTCGTGGACCGAAACCGCCCGCAAGACCGCCGACGTGTGGCGCGAGGCCCTGGGGCTGCCCAGGTGA
- a CDS encoding glycosyltransferase family 4 protein codes for MDAHAVAQPTPGDAGNARWIKNLIHALVATAGPDDSVLAMIAHDQARERIDPAVPLIEVTDRNVSRLLRGAPRVMQRARADIGVFNYVVPFRGRTPSAVVVHDAAFVTNPGWFSRRDREVLGRLVPWAIRRASVVIGVSHAAAAEITEIFDIPPHKVHVVRTYPAPVFTPDPSGQAAERVFSRFGLRRYVLAVGDIHPRKNIGSLARAMALMGDPDLQLALVGRPALGGEQIVQGANAHWLGRVTDEQLVDLYRAAAVVCVPSLYEGFGLPILEAMACGAPVVASNRGAMPEIAGEGAITTDPTPNGLALGIREALDAAQAERLGVAGVQQATNFSEQAMGEAGWAAARAAVS; via the coding sequence GTGGATGCCCACGCCGTGGCGCAGCCCACCCCGGGTGACGCCGGCAACGCCCGCTGGATCAAGAACCTCATCCACGCGCTGGTGGCCACGGCGGGCCCCGACGATTCGGTGCTGGCGATGATCGCCCACGACCAGGCGCGCGAGCGCATCGACCCGGCCGTGCCGCTGATCGAGGTGACCGACCGCAACGTTTCGCGGCTGCTTCGCGGCGCCCCGCGCGTGATGCAGCGCGCCCGCGCCGACATCGGGGTGTTCAACTACGTGGTGCCCTTCCGCGGCCGCACGCCAAGCGCCGTGGTGGTGCACGACGCCGCGTTCGTCACCAACCCCGGATGGTTCAGCCGCCGCGACCGCGAGGTGCTGGGGCGCCTGGTGCCCTGGGCCATCCGCAGGGCCAGCGTGGTGATCGGCGTGAGCCATGCGGCGGCCGCGGAGATCACCGAGATCTTCGACATCCCCCCGCACAAGGTGCACGTGGTGCGCACCTACCCCGCGCCGGTGTTCACGCCCGACCCCTCGGGCCAGGCCGCCGAGCGCGTGTTCAGCCGCTTCGGCCTGAGGCGCTACGTGCTGGCCGTGGGCGACATCCACCCCCGCAAGAACATCGGCAGCCTCGCGCGCGCCATGGCGCTGATGGGCGACCCCGACCTGCAGCTGGCCCTGGTGGGCCGCCCCGCACTCGGTGGCGAGCAGATCGTGCAGGGCGCCAACGCCCACTGGCTCGGCCGGGTGACCGATGAGCAGCTGGTGGATCTCTACCGCGCTGCTGCAGTGGTGTGCGTGCCCTCGCTGTACGAGGGCTTCGGCCTGCCGATCCTCGAGGCCATGGCCTGCGGCGCCCCTGTGGTGGCAAGCAACCGCGGGGCCATGCCCGAGATCGCCGGCGAGGGGGCCATCACCACCGACCCCACGCCCAATGGGCTCGCGCTCGGCATTCGCGAGGCGCTCGATGCCGCGCAGGCCGAGCGGCTGGGGGTGGCGGGCGTGCAGCAGGCCACCAACTTCAGCGAGCAGGCCATGGGCGAGGCGGGGTGGGCCGCCGCGCGGGCTGCCGTCAGTTGA
- a CDS encoding glycosyltransferase family 39 protein translates to MRRNAPLIALGVIVAIAVGLRVYVLTTPLMRFEGDEGVTGVMAQDILSGDFPVYFGVQSYQGALEQYLQAPLLWLLPDTPFVLRLVQVALIALILVATYLVAHRVTRSRWGGVLAAALLAVGPYYFLWKGIKSHGGYDGALLAGLVMVLAALMLRVDGRRRNVVALVLGIAAGVAIWENPTSLYMVIPAAIWAIGSARGALLRLLP, encoded by the coding sequence ATGCGACGTAACGCGCCCCTCATCGCCCTTGGCGTGATCGTGGCCATCGCGGTAGGCCTGCGGGTGTACGTGCTCACCACCCCCCTCATGCGGTTCGAGGGTGACGAGGGCGTGACCGGCGTGATGGCCCAAGACATCCTCAGCGGCGACTTCCCCGTGTACTTCGGGGTGCAGAGCTACCAGGGGGCCCTGGAGCAATACCTGCAGGCGCCCCTGCTGTGGCTGCTGCCCGACACCCCGTTCGTGCTCCGCCTGGTGCAGGTGGCGCTCATCGCGCTGATCCTCGTGGCCACCTACCTCGTGGCGCACCGTGTGACGCGCTCGCGCTGGGGCGGCGTGCTGGCGGCCGCCCTGCTGGCGGTGGGCCCGTACTACTTCCTGTGGAAGGGCATCAAGAGCCACGGCGGCTACGACGGCGCGCTGCTCGCGGGACTGGTCATGGTGCTGGCGGCCTTGATGCTGCGGGTGGATGGCCGGCGCCGCAACGTGGTGGCCCTGGTGCTGGGAATCGCGGCCGGGGTGGCGATCTGGGAGAACCCGACCTCGCTCTACATGGTGATCCCGGCCGCCATCTGGGCCATCGGCAGTGCCCGCGGTGCGCTGCTGCGCCTGCTGCCCTGA
- a CDS encoding class I SAM-dependent methyltransferase yields MNYERIYAYRFRDIDQGDREVVWEELAGFLHPLLGQPDTVLDPAAGLGEFIRHSPARERWAVDAVDFGLGDDPAVTFIQGDTLTANVPDGHFDAVWVSNFLEHLLSQEQVAEFLEHMYAKLRPGGRIAIMGPNFKYCYREYFDCADHTVVLSHIGVAEHVVGAGFDLDQVTPRFLPYSFRGRLPAGRSLVRRYLHSPWAWRFLGKQFLVVARRPGA; encoded by the coding sequence CTGAACTACGAGCGCATCTACGCATACCGCTTTCGCGACATCGACCAAGGCGACCGTGAGGTCGTCTGGGAGGAACTCGCCGGGTTTCTTCATCCCCTCCTTGGGCAGCCTGACACCGTCCTCGATCCGGCGGCAGGGCTCGGGGAGTTCATCAGGCATTCCCCCGCGCGCGAGCGGTGGGCCGTGGACGCTGTTGACTTCGGGCTCGGCGATGACCCGGCCGTCACGTTCATCCAGGGAGACACGCTGACGGCGAACGTCCCCGACGGTCACTTCGACGCAGTGTGGGTCTCCAACTTCCTCGAGCACCTCCTGAGTCAGGAGCAAGTGGCGGAGTTTCTCGAGCACATGTACGCCAAGCTCAGGCCCGGCGGGCGAATCGCCATCATGGGACCCAATTTCAAGTACTGCTACCGGGAGTACTTCGACTGCGCTGATCACACGGTGGTGCTGTCCCACATCGGCGTGGCGGAACACGTGGTGGGAGCCGGCTTCGACCTCGACCAGGTCACTCCGCGATTCCTCCCGTATTCGTTCCGGGGAAGGCTCCCGGCAGGGCGCAGTCTGGTGCGGCGATACCTCCACTCACCGTGGGCGTGGCGCTTCCTGGGTAAGCAGTTCCTCGTGGTGGCCCGACGCCCCGGGGCATAA
- a CDS encoding glycosyltransferase family 4 protein has product MKIALIGTRGIPAAYSGFETAVENLSREFTARGHEVTVYCRPHMTERRDEHAGARLVHLPTIRNKYFDTLAHTTVSTGHMVAKERPDVAIYFIAGNAPVVPFARMAGVPSILQIDGMDSERAKWPRAARAIIRQFEHMSAAAATIAVTDSESVADLYEQRFGRRLLAIPYGADVPDPGTTQALDELGLIPGEYILFVGRLVPENNAHLLVQAYARLDTDWPLVIVGDAPYADDYIATLKADAGDRVLFPGYVFGDGYAELVHNCGLMCAPTEVGGTHPVIVEAMAAGAPLVVSDHLPNLEVVGDAAATFSLAAAPASLTQVLARLVADPDRRAALGAAAESRAHDLFGWDRCADRYLAVIDALGCRP; this is encoded by the coding sequence GTGAAGATCGCCCTCATCGGCACCCGCGGCATCCCCGCCGCGTACTCCGGCTTCGAGACCGCCGTCGAGAACCTCTCGCGTGAGTTCACCGCGCGCGGGCACGAGGTCACCGTGTACTGCCGGCCCCACATGACCGAGCGGCGGGACGAGCACGCAGGTGCGCGCCTGGTGCACCTGCCGACGATCCGCAACAAGTACTTCGACACCCTCGCGCACACCACGGTGAGCACCGGCCACATGGTGGCGAAGGAGCGCCCCGACGTAGCCATCTACTTCATCGCAGGCAATGCCCCGGTGGTGCCATTCGCGCGCATGGCCGGCGTGCCGAGCATCCTGCAGATCGACGGCATGGACTCCGAGCGCGCCAAGTGGCCCCGCGCAGCCCGGGCGATCATCCGGCAGTTCGAGCACATGTCGGCGGCGGCGGCCACTATCGCCGTCACGGACAGCGAGAGCGTGGCCGACCTCTACGAACAACGCTTCGGCCGGCGCCTGCTGGCGATCCCCTACGGCGCGGATGTGCCCGATCCCGGCACCACCCAGGCACTCGACGAGCTCGGGCTGATTCCCGGTGAATACATCCTCTTCGTCGGGCGTCTGGTGCCCGAGAACAACGCCCACCTGCTGGTGCAGGCCTACGCCAGGCTCGACACCGACTGGCCCCTGGTGATCGTGGGTGATGCTCCCTACGCCGACGACTACATCGCCACGCTCAAGGCGGATGCCGGTGACCGCGTGCTCTTCCCCGGCTACGTCTTCGGAGACGGATACGCGGAGCTCGTGCACAACTGCGGCCTCATGTGCGCGCCGACGGAGGTGGGCGGGACGCATCCCGTGATCGTCGAGGCCATGGCGGCGGGCGCACCGCTGGTGGTGAGCGACCACCTGCCCAACCTCGAGGTGGTCGGGGATGCCGCAGCCACGTTCTCGCTGGCGGCTGCCCCCGCCTCGCTCACGCAGGTGCTCGCGCGCCTGGTGGCAGACCCCGACCGTCGCGCGGCGCTCGGGGCCGCAGCCGAATCGCGCGCTCACGACCTCTTCGGCTGGGATCGCTGCGCCGACCGGTACCTCGCGGTGATCGATGCCCTCGGATGCCGCCCGTGA
- a CDS encoding flippase-like domain-containing protein, whose protein sequence is MPPVSQPDEVVERKAISTRSVVIGLAIGLPLSVLFLWLAVRGVSFDEVWGALRSANPWLVLLAVPFLLMLFVMQGLRWRHLVVAPNPPRRRIFVVLMFVGTAITNVVPGRPGDVARGIWLSRIGRIPVARSLTSVGVDRAMDVATVFVLLLVCLPFIEAPDWLITLAIVGAVVCVLAAVVLLVAWWYAHKRNPQDPAAGMEKGERSWWRHQLSGVIRGLAVLSRPRDFSLAVGASFIGWGFNAFGTWLVAESLGLGIGIAGALLVTSVIALGSAIPSSPGMIGTFQWLAVASLAVVGIGRADALAFSILLQAAWYIPTTLSGVPGAWWLTRQGTTAPTASAAPDA, encoded by the coding sequence ATGCCGCCCGTGAGCCAGCCGGACGAGGTCGTCGAGCGCAAGGCGATCAGCACGCGATCCGTTGTGATCGGCCTTGCGATCGGGCTCCCTCTCTCGGTGCTCTTCCTCTGGCTCGCCGTCCGCGGGGTGAGCTTCGACGAGGTCTGGGGCGCCCTCAGGAGCGCCAACCCCTGGCTCGTACTGCTCGCGGTGCCGTTCCTGCTGATGCTGTTCGTGATGCAGGGCCTGCGGTGGCGACACCTCGTGGTGGCGCCCAATCCGCCCAGGCGGCGCATCTTCGTGGTGCTCATGTTCGTTGGCACGGCCATCACCAACGTGGTGCCCGGACGCCCCGGCGATGTCGCGCGCGGAATCTGGCTGTCCAGGATCGGGCGCATCCCCGTGGCCAGGTCGTTGACCTCGGTGGGCGTGGACCGCGCCATGGATGTGGCGACGGTGTTCGTGCTGCTGCTGGTGTGCCTGCCGTTCATCGAGGCGCCCGACTGGCTCATCACGCTGGCAATCGTCGGCGCGGTCGTCTGCGTGCTTGCCGCGGTCGTGCTGCTGGTCGCCTGGTGGTACGCGCACAAGCGCAACCCCCAGGACCCCGCCGCGGGAATGGAGAAGGGCGAGCGCTCATGGTGGCGCCATCAGCTCAGCGGTGTCATTCGCGGCCTCGCCGTGCTGTCGCGCCCGCGCGACTTCTCGCTGGCCGTCGGTGCGAGCTTCATCGGATGGGGCTTCAACGCCTTCGGCACCTGGCTGGTGGCCGAATCCCTCGGGCTGGGCATCGGCATCGCCGGTGCCCTGCTGGTCACGAGCGTCATCGCCCTTGGATCAGCCATTCCGTCGTCGCCGGGAATGATCGGCACGTTCCAGTGGCTCGCCGTGGCGAGCCTGGCCGTGGTCGGCATCGGCCGTGCGGATGCCCTCGCTTTCTCCATCCTGCTGCAGGCTGCCTGGTACATCCCCACCACGCTCTCCGGCGTGCCGGGGGCATGGTGGCTCACGCGCCAGGGCACCACGGCGCCCACGGCGTCGGCGGCACCCGACGCCTGA